TAGCAGTCACATACTGGCGGGTGCCGAGCTCCAACTGCTCGTACATCGCGGCGCCGATCACAGATCCGAGCCGGCCGGCGTCGATAGCGTCTTGCAGTCGCTGCTCCACTGCGGATCGGTCGCTCGACATCACGCCGCCCCCTGGCTGGGAATGACAACGGGGAGCAACCCACAATGGATACAATGAAGCTTCCACACACCATTGACTCCAAAGGGGTTGCTCATGAGCTTGATCAAGGACGCTTGGGACATCATCAAAGAGCGCAGCGAGTGGAAGGCCATGCAGGCTGCGGCACAGAAAGTCCCGGAATTGGAGGCGCGCATTGCGAAGCTGGAAGCGGCACTCGCAAACGGCGCGGCAGGCAACGTCTGCGACCACTGCGCATCGCCTCGGCTGACGCGCACTGGAAGCCGAAACAGCCGCAAGCTGCCAGGCGCCAAAGAAGCCATCTTCAAGTGCGACGACTGCGGAGACCTGAGCGCCTTCACGATTCCTGCTCCGAGGTAGCCCGCTTGTCTTCCCGGCCCTGCTCCCACTTGACAAAGGCGAGCACGGGCCTGGCAACAACGACCGCCATCAGCCAGCCCCAGGCGATTACTAGCTTTCGTGTCATGCGGCCTCCGGGCTCGATCTTGATGACGAACAGCGCACATGCTTTGCGTGGAGCGCGATCAGCGCCTGGCCGACCTCCCACTGAACAGTTGTCGTGCGGCCCCGCACAAGGTCAGACACAGCCGGCTGAGACAGACCAATGGCCTGCCCAATTTCGGTCTGCGTCATCCCCGCTTGGCACAGATCGAGGATTCGGGCTTTCGGGTCAAGGGTGATGGCTTTCGAAGTCATGATCGAAAGAGTATCGCCTATGCGATTTTTTTGCAATCGCCTATGCGGTTCTCGTTTAAATCACAATTGCGATATGGAAACCTTCGGTTATCGCGTCCGAGCGGCGCGCAAAACTCGCGGCATGACACAGACGCAGCTCGCTGCTGCCTCAGGGCTCTCTCAGACGACGATTTCTGACATCGAACGAGGCCGCAACGCCTCTTCGGCGGACATTGTTGCTCTTGCTCGCGCCCTTGACGTACGAGCGGAGTGGCTGGCAGACGGTCGCGGGCCTAGAAGCCTGTCGTCGTTTTCTGATGAAGCCAACGTCGCCCCTGCATATGCAATGAAGGGGCGCGTACCTCTGATCTCATCGGTACAGGCCGGCATGTGGACAGAGATCATCGACAACTTCCAACCGGGTGACGCTGAGGCATGGGTTGAATGCCATCGCGACCTGGGGCCGCACGGCTACGCGCTACGCGTCAAGGGTGAGTCGATGACGGCGCCGACCGGTGAGTACTCGTTCCCGCACGGGATGATCCTGTACGTCAATCCCAGCGCCGAGCCGTTGCCTGGCAAGTTCGTCGTCGTGCGGCGCAACGGGCACGAGGCAACCTTCAAGCGACTCACGCTTGTCGATGGCGAGATGTACCTCGAGGCGATCAACCCCGACTGGCCGAACCGCTACATCAAGCTCACCCCCGACGATCACATCTGTGGGGTCGTGGTCTATGCGGGCCTTGAGCTGCCGTAGTTTCATGTCCGCACAGATTACGATCGACCAGCTCATCTCATGGGTGCATCGCCTGACGCACTTTGCAGTCTGGGTTCCGCTGCCTCCTCAAGAGCATCAAGGCTAGACGCGTCGATCTGTAGCCGAACGAACGCCACTTATTGCCTATTGGTCCAACTATGGTTACCCCTGACATCCACCCTCCACCGAGCGACGACGATCTCGAGTCACACGACGGCCCGATGTTGCCCCAGGCGATCACCGCGGTCGGCTCGATGACCGTAATCCTTGCCAAGCTGCTTCTTCGTAAAGGGTTGATTGACGAGGATGAGCTGGTAAGCATGGTCGAGGCCACGCGCCTCAGTGCTCGCGAAGAGGGCAACTTCCCGATTGACCTTGTGCTGCACGCAACGATCATCTCCATTCTCAACAAGGGGGAGTCGTCATGAGCCGACCGCAGCCGATCGAGAACGTGATCGACTTCATGACCAAGATCGACAAGGGTCGGCCCCGCCGCTACGATGGGGGGAACGATGGAGATCCACCCGTGACTGACTATGTGACACATGCCGAATTCGCAGATGCTATGCACCGCATCGACGGACGCTTTGCGCAGGTCGATCAGCGGTTCGCACGCGTTGAGTCCCGGCTTGATCAGACCGCAACCAAGGAAGATGTGGCGTCAGTGAAGGCCGAAATCCATCGCGGCATCGTTGAGACGCAGCGCTGGATGATCGCCACTGTCGTGGGGCTGTTCATCGGCTTCGGCGGCTTGTTCATGGCCATGACGAATGCCCTTAAGCCTGCGGCGACCCAACCCGCAGCCGCGACTGCGCCTCCGGTTATCATCAACGTCCCGGCCCCCGTATTGGCGCCACCCTCCGCGCCAACACAGTAGCGCGCCCTCAGCCTTCTGATCCAGCCCGCCCCGACCGGGCTTTTTTACGCTCTCAGTCCGGCACGAGCCCGTAGCACCAACTCGAATGCCAGCGCTGCAACAAACGCCTCTTTGTTGCTCGATGTTCGATACGCCTGCATCAACAGCCCCATGACGCCGTCGGGGCCTTGGTCCAGAATGCGGTTGATCATTTCGGAATAGGATCCAATTTCCATGTCTTCTCTCCTGGGGCTGTGCCCTTACTGCATCAAGGATGTCGTGTTCCCGGTGGTGACAACCCGTTCCATCAAGGACTCGCCCAACGAATTCGATCTGTTCTGCGCCTGCCCAAGCTGCGAGCGGGCGTCCGTCGCGCACGTCGTCTTCGAAGACGCCAAGAAGCGCGGCTTCCAGCGCGACTGGCCCAAAGTCATTCGTCCCGAGCCGGGCATGAGCATCGAAATCACCCCCAAGCCGCCCATCGCGCGCGCGCCAGAGCACCTGCCCTCGCAGGTTGAAGCGCTGTTCATCCAGGGGGCAGACGCACTGATTCGCGACCACGACAACGGCGACGCCGCCGCAATGGTCTTTCGCAAGACACTCGAAGTTGCGCTCAAAACCCGCTGGCCGGACATGACCGGCACGCTCGCCCACCGCATCGACCTGCTTGCCGCCCGCCACGAAATCACCAAAAGCTTGGCCGAGTGGGCGCACGCCATCCGGTTCGACGATAATACCGCCGTGCATGACACTGACCCGGTAACGGTCGAATTCGCTCGCAACCTGCGCGACTTCACCGAACTTTTCCTGATGTACGTCTTCACGCTACCCGCCATGCTTGAGGAACGACGGCGCACGACATAGCGTCGCCGCGCCTCCTGATTCACAGCCCGCCCATCGCGGGCTTTTTTACGCCTATCGATCGAGGTGCGGGTGGATTATTTCATAAAAATATCGCCTATGCGATTGACTAATAGAATCGCCTATGCGATATTTTGCCCATCGTAGCACATCACAGCGCTGCGATGCCTTAACAACCAGACCAATACCACCGCCCGCACATGCTGCGAGAGTTGGCGGACATCGCGTGATCGAGACACGCGGCAATCCCGGCACCGCCAGGCCAAGACCTGCACGGACCGACTCGATAGGCGATCCCAGGCCGAAAAGCGGACCACGCGCAAGCGATCCGTGGGATAGGCAGCAGACCGACCGAACATCGACTGCACAGATGGGCTGGCTCCCAAAGCCGGCAACACTTGGCCGCTTCTCACGAGGCGGCACAAGAAAGAGGGCGCCCCGTGAAAAAAGCTGAACAGGGCACGCAAGCAGTACGAACGGGCGGACGTAGCGTGCCGCCGCTGTCAGGATCCCTCTTTCTTGTGGGTGAATGCGTGATTGAGTTTGGCTACACGTCGCTGAAGTGCCGCGGCGGAAGATATCCGTGTGGCGAGGCGCCCAGCCAAAGGGTCGGATCGGACCTCGCCAAACGCCGGTAAAACCGTACCGGCCCCCCACACGATCGCCCACAGGCCCGCAAGGGATGTGCTTTGGAGCGAACGCCGGTAAAGCGTAATCCGGCAAAATGCAGTACCAGCCCTCTCGGGGGCTTCCCTGGCTCGCTTCACCCCTTGTGGGCAGTCTGATCTACACCCGGCGCCCTCCTCCCGTCGGTTCAGCGAGGCGGGCCAGCAAAGCCCCTATCACCTCCCCTTTGGCCCGCCCTCGTGCGGGCCTTTTTTTTTCCGGAGTACGACATGTGCCTTCAGGAAGCCTACGAGCGGCGCGCGCTCGCCACTCACTACGCCGAACTGGACGACTCGATCGCCGAGGACGAGGCGATCGACGCCATCGCCGACCAGATCTGGGATCGCGAGGTCGGCACCCCGATCCGCGGCGCTGCGCTTGCCGAGGCGCTGACGGAGGTGCTTGCGACCTACGACCACGAAGACATGCAGCTGCTGATGTGCGCCGCCTTCGTCGGCGACGCGCACGTCGGAACGCTGCTAATGGACGAGGCACGCGGTTACCTCAATGCCAGGTGCCGCGAGAAGGCCCGCGAGCAGATCGAGCGCGACAAGCGCCTGGCTGAAGCTGAGGCCGTCGCCGATCGGATGGCTGCGTGATGAGCGCCGCGCTACTTGCAGTGATGTGGCTCGCCGCCGGGCTGCTGGTGGCGCGATGTGTAGGAATCAACCGTTCCCAGGAAGAGAACATGAACCCCAACAAGAAACCCGCCCCGCGTTGGCCAGCCTGGCTTGGAGTTGCCCTGATTTTCGCCGGATATGGCGCGCTTGAGGCGCACGACGCGCACACCGAGATGCTGATCGCCAAGGCCGATGCGGAAGCAGCGATCGCAGTTGCGCAGGTAGCCCGTCAGTACGGGATCGAGTGCGGAGAGCCGCACGCTGTCATCGCCGAGGCGCAACCATGAACGCCCCCGAGACGCTCCCGTCCCTCACCGTCCGCGCATCGTCCTGGGCAGGGCTCTTCGACTGCGCCTACCGGTGGGAGGGCATCCACCTCTTGAAGCTCCGAAACGTGGTCGGGCTTCGGGCAGCGCTTGGCACGGCCATCCATGCGGGTACCGCGGTGTTCGACCAGTCGCGCCTTGATGGGTCGGGGCTGACCGCTGATGACGCGGCCGGCGCCATGGTGGACACACTGCGCGACCCGGAGAACGAGTTCGACCCCGCTCGGGACGACATCACCATGTCCGAGGCCGAGCGCGTAGGCCTCGCTCTGGTCTCGAAGTACTGCACCGAGGTTTCGCCGAACTACGACTTCATCGCCGTCGAGATGGAGACCAAGCCGCTCGATATCGACTGCGGCAGCGGCGTGATCGTGCGCCTGACCGGGACCATGGACCGCGCCCGGATTCGGCGCCTTGGTGAGGGTGTCGGGATCGCTGACCTTAAGAGCGGATCCGCAGCTGTCCAGAAGGGCGCCGCGGTCACCAAGGGCCACGGTCCGCAGATCGGCACCTATGAACTCCTGTACGAGCACACGACGGGCCAACCCATCACCGACGACGCCGAGATCATCGGACTCAAGACCAAGGGCACGCCCGAGATCGCGACAGGAACGATCCGCAACGGCAAGCGCGTGATGGTCGGTACCGACGAACACCCGGGCCTCATCGAGTTCGCGGCCGAGATGTTCAAGACCGGCCGTTTCTACCCCAACGCCAAGTCGCTTCTGTGCTCGGACAAGTACTGCCCGCGCCATGCGACCTGCCCATTTCACGATTGACACACCAGGAGCCCACCACCATGGCAACCGCCAACCTCGCCGAACTGAAGCAAGGCCAGCAGCAACGCAATCTCGCGGAGATGAAGCCGAAAGACCAGATCGCCTACCTGCTCAAGAGCCGGCAAGCAGAGATCCAGAAGATGCTGCCCAAGCACCTGAACGCCGAGCGCCTGCTGAAGGTCGCGCAGATCGCCGCCACGACGACACCTGCCCTGGCGAAGTGTGACGTCCCGAGCCTCATCGGTGCGATCGGTCAGTGCGCGCAGATGGGCCTCGAGCCGAACACCGTGCTCGGTCACGCCTACCTGGTGCCGTTCAACACCAAGCGCAAGGACGCCAACGGGAATGAGCGTTGGGTGAATTCGGTGCAAGTCATCATTGGCTACAAGGGGCTGATCGACCTCGCCCGCCGCAGTGGTCAGATCGTTAGCATCGCCGCGCACGAGGTCTGCGTGGCCGACCACTTCGACATGGTCTACGGGCTGGACGAGAAGCTCGAGCACAAGCCCGCGCTCGGCGAGCGAGGCGACATCATCGGCTTCTACGCCGTGGCCAAGCTCAAGGACGGCGGCCATTGCTTCGAGTTCATGAGCCTGCACCAGGTGCGCGAAATCATGGCGGCCACCCAGAGCAAGGGCAAGTACGGCCCTTGGAAGGATCACTTCGTGGAGATGGGCCGCAAGACGGTGATCCGCCGGCTCGCGAAGTATCTGCCGCTCTCCATCGAGTTTCAGACCGCCGCCGCACTCGACGGCATGGCCGAGGCCGGTCGCGATCAGCAGCTCGACGCCTTCGACGGAGAGTTCTCGGTCGTCGCGGATGACGAGGCGCCGATCGGTAGTGACGGCTTCGATCCGCAGGACGACGAACTCCGCCAGGTCGAACAGAAACAGTCGAACACCATCCCGATGCAGGCACGCGTCCGAGCGGCAGAACACGTCGACGCCGAGACGGGCGAGATCCGCGAGTCAGCCGTCACTCAGCAACAGGACGACGGCGCCCCAGGCTTCGCCGACGCTCACGCTGCGGTGCGCGCTGGCGACTTCGACATCGCGCGCGACATTGCCCGCAAGCTGCCCGACGCCCAGCGCCAGCAGATCGAGACGGCGATCGCCAACCTGGAAGGCGGCCAGCAAGACGAATCGCCTGCACGTGGCCGCGGCCGCCAGCGCGGTCAGGGCGGGTTGGGCCTCGACTGACCGACCACAGGAGAACGACATGACCGCATCGCAGATCGTCGCTCGAGACGCCTACATCCGCACAACCCGCCACGATGGCAGATCGACCGTCACCCAGCATCGCGTTTGGGACGCCGAACGATTCTTGGCTGCACAGCAACGAGAAGCCATGGAGCGCGCCCGCAAGGACAACACGCCCCCGGACATCGTGATCTCGGCCACTGCGGAAGAGTACCGGCGCGCACGCAACTGATCACCGGGGCTGCGGAGGGCGAGCATTCGCGAAGACGCGTTCGCAGGAGCGCCCGGTCGCCGAGCGCAGCCCCACCCAACACAGCCCGCCTAGCGCGGGCTTTCTTCATGGAGCAAGCCATGCAAACCATCTACGAAGGCTCGCTTGACTCGGAGCTCTTTCGGCGAATCGCAAGCCAGACGGCAGACATCGACCTGAGCAAGCGAGACGCAGCGACGCGGGCGCGGCTCGATGAGATCGCGTCAGGCATGAAGACCGACCGCAAGGCCGTTCGCCGCATTGCGCGTA
This genomic window from Thauera humireducens contains:
- a CDS encoding helix-turn-helix domain-containing protein, which translates into the protein MTSKAITLDPKARILDLCQAGMTQTEIGQAIGLSQPAVSDLVRGRTTTVQWEVGQALIALHAKHVRCSSSRSSPEAA
- a CDS encoding LexA family protein, whose product is MAFEVMIERVSPMRFFCNRLCGSRLNHNCDMETFGYRVRAARKTRGMTQTQLAAASGLSQTTISDIERGRNASSADIVALARALDVRAEWLADGRGPRSLSSFSDEANVAPAYAMKGRVPLISSVQAGMWTEIIDNFQPGDAEAWVECHRDLGPHGYALRVKGESMTAPTGEYSFPHGMILYVNPSAEPLPGKFVVVRRNGHEATFKRLTLVDGEMYLEAINPDWPNRYIKLTPDDHICGVVVYAGLELP
- a CDS encoding DUF4145 domain-containing protein, yielding MSSLLGLCPYCIKDVVFPVVTTRSIKDSPNEFDLFCACPSCERASVAHVVFEDAKKRGFQRDWPKVIRPEPGMSIEITPKPPIARAPEHLPSQVEALFIQGADALIRDHDNGDAAAMVFRKTLEVALKTRWPDMTGTLAHRIDLLAARHEITKSLAEWAHAIRFDDNTAVHDTDPVTVEFARNLRDFTELFLMYVFTLPAMLEERRRTT
- a CDS encoding RecB family exonuclease is translated as MNAPETLPSLTVRASSWAGLFDCAYRWEGIHLLKLRNVVGLRAALGTAIHAGTAVFDQSRLDGSGLTADDAAGAMVDTLRDPENEFDPARDDITMSEAERVGLALVSKYCTEVSPNYDFIAVEMETKPLDIDCGSGVIVRLTGTMDRARIRRLGEGVGIADLKSGSAAVQKGAAVTKGHGPQIGTYELLYEHTTGQPITDDAEIIGLKTKGTPEIATGTIRNGKRVMVGTDEHPGLIEFAAEMFKTGRFYPNAKSLLCSDKYCPRHATCPFHD
- a CDS encoding recombinase RecT, whose translation is MATANLAELKQGQQQRNLAEMKPKDQIAYLLKSRQAEIQKMLPKHLNAERLLKVAQIAATTTPALAKCDVPSLIGAIGQCAQMGLEPNTVLGHAYLVPFNTKRKDANGNERWVNSVQVIIGYKGLIDLARRSGQIVSIAAHEVCVADHFDMVYGLDEKLEHKPALGERGDIIGFYAVAKLKDGGHCFEFMSLHQVREIMAATQSKGKYGPWKDHFVEMGRKTVIRRLAKYLPLSIEFQTAAALDGMAEAGRDQQLDAFDGEFSVVADDEAPIGSDGFDPQDDELRQVEQKQSNTIPMQARVRAAEHVDAETGEIRESAVTQQQDDGAPGFADAHAAVRAGDFDIARDIARKLPDAQRQQIETAIANLEGGQQDESPARGRGRQRGQGGLGLD